In Accipiter gentilis chromosome 22, bAccGen1.1, whole genome shotgun sequence, the following are encoded in one genomic region:
- the PPP1R14D gene encoding protein phosphatase 1 regulatory subunit 14D isoform X1, with protein MASNSSALPRVTFQTPEKPGEESSHRKLGKLTIKYNRKDLQRWLDLEEWINSQLQELYQCRLREETEAAAPEPQIDLEDLLEVPNEEQKLKLQEILHECASPTEVSEAPSMSVLYCAVRVCLCCCLAE; from the exons ATGGCCAGCAACTCCAGTGCACTGCCCCGGGTGACTTTCCAGACGCCAGAGAAACCTGGGGAGGAATCATCACACAGGAAACTGGGCAAGTTAACCATCAAGTACAACCGCAAGGACCTACAGCGCTGGCTAGACCTGGAGGAATGGATCAACAGCCAGCTGCAGGAGCTGTACCAATGCCGG ctaagagaggaaacagaggcagcagctcctgaaCCACAAATTGATCTTGAAGATCTCCTGGAGGTCCctaatgaagaacagaaattaaaactacAG gaAATCCTCCATGAGTGTGCCAGCCCGACAGAGGTGAGTGAAGCACCATCAATGTCTGTGTTATACTGTGCTGTAAGAGTGTGTCTTTGTTGCTGCTTGGCTGAGTAG